A window of the Paenibacillus woosongensis genome harbors these coding sequences:
- a CDS encoding glycoside hydrolase family 88 protein: MNTELSWVNEAWNRSLEKTLHNTARIGSGFPHASQNGVYQLEAPNWWTAGFWPGMLWLLYQESGQEQLKALAEECEAKLDEVLDGFERLDHDMGFMWILTSVANYKLHGNEASRIRALKAANYLAARFNLKGQYIRAWNPWTEGARNDGLAIIDCCMNMPLLYWASRVSDDPRFAHIAEAHTDTVLKHFIRADGSVYHIVNFDPHTGEMLEGLGGQGYAPESAWSRGAAWALYGLTLAYHHTGKDDYYQAAKRVANFFLSRLPEDHVPAWDFRAPDELRNLRDSSAGSCAASGLLLLADKSEGGDADVYRAGGERILKSLYENYGAWDDPAEEGLLLHGTSNYPQGTNIDVPLIYGDFFFVEGLARLKGRGPSYWE; the protein is encoded by the coding sequence AGATCGCTCGAAAAAACACTGCATAACACGGCCAGAATCGGATCCGGGTTTCCGCATGCAAGCCAAAACGGGGTATATCAGTTAGAGGCGCCGAACTGGTGGACGGCTGGCTTCTGGCCGGGGATGCTTTGGCTTCTATATCAGGAGAGCGGACAGGAACAGCTGAAGGCGCTGGCTGAGGAGTGCGAAGCTAAGTTGGATGAAGTGCTGGATGGGTTCGAAAGGCTGGATCATGATATGGGCTTTATGTGGATTTTGACCAGCGTGGCGAACTACAAGCTCCATGGGAATGAGGCTTCGCGGATCAGGGCTCTGAAGGCTGCGAACTATCTTGCTGCTCGATTTAATCTGAAAGGGCAATATATTCGGGCGTGGAATCCCTGGACGGAAGGAGCGCGCAACGACGGGCTCGCGATCATCGACTGCTGCATGAATATGCCGCTCCTGTACTGGGCTTCCCGTGTCAGTGACGATCCTCGTTTTGCCCACATTGCCGAGGCGCACACGGACACCGTGCTGAAGCATTTCATTCGCGCGGACGGTTCCGTGTACCATATCGTCAATTTTGATCCGCATACGGGAGAAATGCTGGAAGGGCTGGGCGGTCAGGGATATGCCCCGGAATCCGCCTGGTCGCGGGGTGCTGCCTGGGCTTTGTATGGCCTGACGCTGGCGTATCACCATACCGGCAAGGACGATTATTATCAGGCTGCCAAGCGTGTCGCGAACTTCTTCCTCAGCAGACTGCCGGAGGACCATGTGCCGGCTTGGGATTTCCGGGCCCCGGACGAGCTGCGAAATTTGCGCGATAGTTCAGCCGGCTCCTGTGCGGCAAGCGGTCTTCTGCTGCTCGCGGATAAGAGTGAGGGAGGGGATGCGGATGTTTACCGTGCAGGCGGTGAGCGCATCCTGAAGTCACTGTACGAAAATTACGGCGCCTGGGATGATCCTGCAGAGGAAGGATTGCTGCTGCATGGCACCAGCAACTACCCGCAGGGAACCAATATTGACGTTCCGTTAATTTACGGCGACTTCTTTTTTGTGGAAGGCTTGGCTCGGCTGAAGGGCAGGGGTCCGTCTTACTGGGAGTAG
- a CDS encoding macrolide 2'-phosphotransferase has translation MTRPYSSDQQHIIHELLSQAERNGLRLNSDHVEMNESGLDFLVVFAKDLQGEKWVLRKPRRKDVWERAKNEQKVLQAVGQHLPVEVPDWRIFTPGLIAYPLLGGHPIATVDPAGGGYAWRFPQDSLTDEFFDSLAGAIAALHSIEHSEAIQGGVRYKTPQETRESFASNIEEVKQSFTIPAKLYDRWTEWLCTDSYWPDHSVLHHGDLHPPHIIVDDHQRVTGLIDWTEAEIADPGKDFVILYALFGREGLRDLLARYEIAGGKTWPRMHEHIAEQWAAYPAIVAKFALTTGKESDMEMARGMMANWNVD, from the coding sequence ATGACAAGACCATATTCAAGCGATCAGCAACATATCATCCATGAGCTCTTAAGCCAGGCCGAGCGAAACGGTTTGCGCTTAAACTCCGATCATGTCGAGATGAATGAGTCCGGGTTGGACTTCCTCGTTGTATTTGCCAAGGATCTGCAAGGAGAGAAGTGGGTGCTTCGAAAGCCTAGACGCAAAGACGTATGGGAGCGAGCGAAAAATGAGCAGAAGGTGCTGCAGGCCGTCGGTCAGCACCTGCCCGTTGAGGTGCCGGACTGGCGTATTTTCACGCCCGGGCTTATCGCATATCCATTGCTGGGCGGGCATCCCATTGCGACGGTCGACCCTGCTGGCGGCGGTTATGCCTGGAGGTTCCCTCAGGATTCATTAACCGATGAGTTCTTTGATTCTCTGGCCGGGGCAATAGCGGCCTTGCATAGCATCGAACACAGCGAAGCAATCCAGGGTGGCGTTCGTTACAAAACTCCGCAGGAAACGCGGGAATCTTTTGCCTCAAACATCGAAGAAGTAAAACAATCCTTCACCATTCCTGCCAAGCTGTACGACCGTTGGACGGAATGGCTCTGTACCGATTCCTACTGGCCGGATCATTCCGTGCTTCACCACGGCGATTTGCATCCGCCTCATATCATTGTGGACGATCACCAGCGGGTTACGGGCTTAATTGATTGGACGGAAGCTGAGATTGCCGACCCCGGCAAAGATTTTGTCATTCTTTATGCCCTATTTGGCCGGGAGGGATTGCGGGATTTACTGGCCCGCTATGAAATAGCAGGGGGCAAAACCTGGCCCCGCATGCATGAGCACATCGCCGAGCAATGGGCGGCTTACCCGGCTATCGTTGCCAAATTCGCGCTGACCACAGGAAAAGAATCCGATATGGAAATGGCCAGGGGCATGATGGCTAACTGGAATGTGGATTAA
- a CDS encoding DinB family protein, which translates to MSGQIVHGYDYNIWANERVIQHLRTLPEELFLKEVNLGFKSIAEVLGHLASADEVWFARIKEEKTPSLAAKSFSSIEQASNHITGLQSRIRQHLTSISDFEKRVTYRNTMGHEFQNSISEIIQHVVNHGTYHRGNITTILRYLGHSGTMTDYIAFLREND; encoded by the coding sequence ATGAGCGGACAAATTGTTCACGGGTACGATTACAACATTTGGGCAAACGAGAGAGTGATTCAGCATCTTCGCACGCTGCCGGAGGAATTATTCCTAAAAGAAGTGAATCTGGGCTTCAAATCGATTGCAGAAGTCTTGGGGCATCTTGCTTCGGCCGACGAAGTCTGGTTTGCCCGGATCAAGGAAGAAAAAACTCCATCCCTAGCGGCAAAATCATTCAGCAGCATTGAGCAAGCCAGCAATCACATAACCGGTCTGCAGTCGCGGATTCGCCAACATTTGACCTCGATCAGCGATTTCGAGAAGAGGGTGACTTATAGAAACACCATGGGCCATGAGTTCCAAAATTCGATATCAGAAATCATTCAACATGTCGTAAACCACGGAACCTATCACAGGGGGAATATTACTACCATCTTAAGATACTTAGGACATAGTGGAACAATGACGGATTACATCGCCTTTTTAAGGGAAAATGATTAG